ACACCACGGTGGACCCGGGGGACGGCAGCGTCGAGCGCAGCACCGAACGCGAGACCATCGTCTTCCGCACCGAAGGGGACGGCCTGATCGCCGTCCACGAGCACCTCTCCACCGTCCCCGGGGAGTGACGCGTGTCCCTGAAAACGGTGTACGCAGGACTCGACGCCCGGCTCTCCGCGGAAGCTGACAGCTCAGGACCCGTCAAGGGCACCCTGTCCGGCGCGCGGATCGGGATGATCTGGCTCGCCGCGAACCTGGTGGTCACCACGCTGCTGACGGGCACGCTGTTCGTGACCGCCGTGCCGTTCCCCACCGCCGTCGCGATGATCGTGGCGGGGACGCTGGTAGGCGCCGTGGTCCTGACATCCATCGGCGCGATCGGCACGCGCACCGGTCTGCCGACCATGGCCGTGACCCGCGGCGCGTTCGGCCTGCGCGGCTCGCTGCTGCCGGTGGGGGCGAACGTCGTGATCCTGATGGGCTGGAGCTGGGTGCAGGCGATGCTCGCCGGCGTCACCGTCAATCACGTGGTGCACCAGTTCACGGGTTTCAGCAATCCGGTCCTGTTCTCGATGCTGTGCCAGCTGCTCGTGGTGATCCTGGCGATCTTCGGGCACTCGGGCATCTCCCGCGTCGAGCCGTGGCTCGCCGTCGTGATCCTGGTGGTCATCGCCTGGGTCTTCGCCACGGCCCTGGGCCGTTTCGCCCCCTCGGAGTTCGCCGCGATCCCGGTGGACCCGGCTCTCGGTTCGACGCCCGCGATCGTCCTCGACCTCGTCATCGCCACGGCGGTCTCCTGGACCGTCCTGTCCGCCGACATCAACCGCATGGCCAGCAGCACCCGCGCCGGAGTCCTCGGTGGCGGCATCGGCTACTCGCTCTCCACCATCGTCGCGATGCTGCTCGGCGCCACCGCGCTCGGCTACGTGGTGCTCTCGGGCGGGGACGCGGTCTCGTTCGACCCCGTCACCATCGTGGGCCCGTTCGGCATCCCGCTCGCGCTCGTGATCTTCTTCTCCGTCATGGCCACCAACTCGATGGTGGTCTACGGCATGACCACCACCGTGGTGAACGCCCGGCCCGACGGCCGCGTCCGGTTCCTTCCCGCCGCTCTCATCCTCGGGACGGTCTCGATCGCCGGTTCCGCCTGGCTGGGGCTCCTCGACCAGTTCACGTCCTTCCTGACGGTCATCAGCTCACTGTTCGTCCCGGTGTTCGCCGTGGTCATCGTCGACTACTACTGGTTCAAGCGTGCGCGGTACGGCAAGGATCTGCTGCGGGCCTCCGGCGGGGCGTTCTGGTACACCGGGGGCGTCAACTGGGTGGCGGTAGCGAGCTGGGCCGCCGGCGCCGCCGTCTCGGTGGTGCTGAGCTTCGTGTGGCCCAGTCCCCTCGGCGCCACGCTCCCGACGTTCGTCTGCTCGACACTGCTCTACGGGGCCGGCATGAGGTTGAACGGTCACACGCGGCCGGCCCGACTTCCAGCCTGAGCGGCACGGCCGGCGTCGTCGGCCGCTGGCTGCCCGGGCGCGGTGCCGGGCACTGGCACGGGGACCACGACGACGCGCGGTAGCGTAGATGCATGACCTCCCGCATGACTGTCCTCACCCGCGCCCTCACGGCGGGAGCGCTCGGCGCACTGCTGCTCGGAACGGTGTCAGGATGCGTGCAGCGGCCGGGCATCGAGCAGGTGGACGTCCCGTCCTGGCAGGCCACGGCCCTGCCCTCGGCCTCGGGCGCCGTTCTGGGCGGCAGCGGCAAGCTGCTGGACCGCCAGCCGGCCGACACGTCCTTCGACCACCTCAAGTCGGGGAATTACACCTTCACCATGACCTGCGAAGGCAACGGCAAGACGTACTTCACCCTGTCCGTGGCGGGCAAGGAAGTGGCCGACGCCACGAGCGCCTGCAATGGCAACAAGGACGTCGTGACCGTGTCCCTCCCGGCCGGTGATCTCAGTGTCAAGGCGTCCACGGTCGACGCCCCCATCATCTACGCGTTCCAGCTCGTCCCGAAGGGCTGAGCCGGGGGCTGCCGCAGTCGGGGCTGCCTGGAGCGGGCAGGGCTGCGGGGCGGCCCGAGTGCCTGCGGCAGGGCTGGGCCGGCTGGCGCGATCCCTCGGCTGGCGCGGGGGCTGCCGCCGTCGGGGTGTCGGGTAAGTGCGCCGGGCGGACTCAGGCGACCTGGCAGCCGTCCGGGCAGCGCAGCTTCTCCGGGTCCGCGGCGCATTCGGCACAGTAGAGGGTCAGAGTGCGGCATTCCGGGTTGCTGCAATTGTGGAAGTCGCTCGTGGGGGCGGCGCAGCGTGCGCAGGCGCCGATGGTCTTCGCCTCGTCGCTGAATTCGAGGTGCATGCGCTTGTCGAAGACGTAGAGCGAGCCCTCCCAGAGGCCCTTGTCCTTGAACTTCTCGCCGTAGCGCACGATCCCGCCGTCGAGCTGGTAGACCTCGGTGAAGCCGCGGTTGACCATCAGGCTGGACAGCACCTCGCAACGGATGCCGCCCGTGCAGTACGTGACGACCGGCTGGTCCTTGAGGTCGTCGTACTTCCCCGAGTCCAATTCACGGATGAAGTCGTGGGTGGTGGCGACGTCCGGCACGATCGCGTCCTTGAACTTGCCGATCTGCGCCTCGAACGCGTTGCGCCCGTCGAAGAACCGCACGGGCCGGCCTGCGGCTTCCTTTTCGGCCACCAGGGTGTGCAGCGCTTCGGGCGAGAGATGCGTGCCACCGCCGACCACCCCCTGGTCGTCGACCTTCAGCTCACCCGGCGCCCCGAAGGAGACGATCTCCTCACGGGCCTTGACGCTCAGCCGTGGGAAGTCCTCCGCCCCGCCGTCGGACCACTTGACGTCGAGGTTCCGGAAGGCGCCGTACTCCTTGGTGGTGCGGACGTACTGCTTCACGGCCTGGATGGGACCGCCGACGGTGCCATTGATGCCGTCCTTCGAGATGATGATGCGGCCCCGCAGACCGAGCTTCTCGCACAGCGCACGTTGCCACAGCCGCACGGCGTCCGGGTCGGCGACGGGGGCGAAGGCGTAATAGAGGGCAATCTTGTTCTGGGCCACCGTTAAAGGTTAACGTTCCGGCGGATCGGGGCTGTCCCGGGCGGCGCGGGCTCGCGTCCAGCCGGCGTCGAGATGACTTTGAGACTGAGAGTTTACCGACAAGATACTGATACCGGCTGTCGCTTTAACCGGCCCTGTCATAGGCTCGAATCATGACTGCGGAGACCCTGATGGAAGACATTGACGGCCTGCTGGATGTCTGGGTGGACGGCTGGGCCGGCTGCCGAGGCTATTCGGTGGAGCGCGTCGGCGCCTTCCCTGCCGTGGACCGTGACGACACCGTCAAGGCCCGCGAGTTCTTCGCGGTGGACCCGTCGGCCGAGGATTTCGCGACCCTCGCACAGCACACCCGCGAGGTGCCGGGACGTCTCCTGACGGTCCTGACCCGCGACCCCCAGAAGTACCTCGCCCTCGGTGATTCCGAGGGCCTTTTCCTCAATTCCACGTCCGAGTCGATGATGATCGTCGACATGGACACCCAGGACACCGAGGATCCCTGGCTCCCGGACGATGACCTCGAAGTCAGCTACACGGTCGTGGACGGTTCCCACCGTGCGGAGGTCCGCGCGGGTGACGTCGTGGCCGCCAGCGGGCGAGTGTTCGTGACCAATGGCACCGTGGCGGTCTTCGACCAGATCGTCACCCATGACGACTTCCGCCGTCGCGGCCTCGGCAGCTTCATCATGAAGTCCCTGGCGGCACGGTCCTTCGAGCACCCGGTGGAAACCGGCCTGCTCCTCGCCTCCGCGGACGGCCGCCTGCTGTACTCCCACCTCGGCTGGCAGGAAGTCTGCGCCGTCGTCATGTTCTCCAGCACGGAGCAGAAGCCCGCCGACATCTGAGCGGGTTGAGCGTCCGGTTCCAGCATCCTTGGTGCCGCACGTCCGCGTGGAATGCCCCTCAGGCCGGACGGCTGAGGCCGGCGTTCGCGGTGGGCTGAGCGCGAATTCGCGGACGGCGAGCCGTCTGACGAGGGCGCGCCGCTCAGGCCATCCGACTGACCCGGTTCCACGGCGAAAGTGGGTCCCGCCCGCGGGTGACACAATGTTCCGGTGCGCTCCTCTGACTCGCTGATCCCTCTCCTGGGCCGCTCCGCGGAACCGGAACAGCTTCAGCACGTCCGCACCATCCCCTCGCGTCAGGCCCGCCACGGTTCCTGGCCGGAATGGGCGCACCCCGACGTCGTGGCGGCATACCAGCGGCTCGGGGTCGAGACCCCGTACGAGCACCAGGTGACTGCGGCGGAGCGGGCTCATGCCGGTAACCACGTGGTGATCGCCACCGGCACCGCTTCCGGCAAGTCCCTGGCGTATCAGTTGCCCGCCGTCGACGCCGTCCACCGTTCGGAACTGCGGGTGCTCGCCGAGCCGGGCAAGCTCCACGACGACGGCGCCACGGTCCTCTACCTCGCCCCCACCAAGGCACTGGCAGCAGACCAGCTGGCCTCCCTGCGTTCGCTTCGCCTGGGGACGCTGCGGGCCGAGAGCTACGACGGCGACACCGACGCGAGTTCACGCCGGTGGATCCGCGAGCACGCCAACATCATCCTGGCCAATCCCGACATGCTGCACCACGGCATCCTGCCGAACCACTCGTGGTGGGCCCGGTTCTTCCGCCGCCTGCGCTACGTGGTGATCGACGAGGCGCACAGCTACCGGGGCGTTTTCGGCTCCCATGTGGCGAATCTGCTGCGGCGCCTTCGCCGGGTCTGCGCCTACTACGGCGCCGAACCGGTGTTCCTCGCAGCCTCCGCCACGGCCGCTGAACCCGCGGAATCCTTCTCCCGGCTGATCGGCGCACCTGTCACCGCGGTGACGGAGGACGCCTCTCCCCGGGGTGCCACCACGGTCGCTTTTTGGGAACCCCGGCTGACCGAGTTGGAGGGAGAGAACGGAGCTCCGACCCGGCGGACCGCGATCGCCGAATCCGCCGACATGCTCGCCAATCTGGTGTCGTCCCATGTGCGCACCATCGCTTTCATCAAGTCCCGCAGAGGGGCCGAGCGGATCGCCTCCATCACCAAGCGCCTTCTGGACGACGTGGATCCCAGTCTCCCGGGTCGTATCGCCGCGTACCGTTCGGGGTACCTCCCCGAGGAGCGCCGGGCGCTGGAGGCCTCCCTGCGCTCCGGGGAACTCCTCGGGGTGTCCAGCACCTCCGCCCTGGAACTCGGCATCGACATCTCGGGCCTCGACGCTGTCCTGGTGGCCGGCTGGCCCGGGACCAGGGCATCCTTCTTCCAGCAGATCGGTCGTGCCGGGCGGGCAGGTCAGGATGCCGTGGCCGCTTTCGTCGCCAGCGACGACCCCCTCGACACCTACCTCGTGCACCACCCCGAGGCCGTGTTCGACGTCGGGGTGGAGGCCACGGTCTTCGATCCGTCCAACCCCTACGTCCTGGGCCCGCACCTCTGCGCCGCCGCGGCTGAACAGCCACTGCGGCCCGGAGATGAGGAGCTCTTCGGCCCCACCGCCCGCGCCATGCTGGACACCCTGGTGGAACGCGGCTATCTGCGCCGCCGCCCCGCCGG
Above is a window of Arthrobacter sp. Y-9 DNA encoding:
- a CDS encoding GNAT family N-acetyltransferase gives rise to the protein MTAETLMEDIDGLLDVWVDGWAGCRGYSVERVGAFPAVDRDDTVKAREFFAVDPSAEDFATLAQHTREVPGRLLTVLTRDPQKYLALGDSEGLFLNSTSESMMIVDMDTQDTEDPWLPDDDLEVSYTVVDGSHRAEVRAGDVVAASGRVFVTNGTVAVFDQIVTHDDFRRRGLGSFIMKSLAARSFEHPVETGLLLASADGRLLYSHLGWQEVCAVVMFSSTEQKPADI
- a CDS encoding cytosine permease, with translation MSLKTVYAGLDARLSAEADSSGPVKGTLSGARIGMIWLAANLVVTTLLTGTLFVTAVPFPTAVAMIVAGTLVGAVVLTSIGAIGTRTGLPTMAVTRGAFGLRGSLLPVGANVVILMGWSWVQAMLAGVTVNHVVHQFTGFSNPVLFSMLCQLLVVILAIFGHSGISRVEPWLAVVILVVIAWVFATALGRFAPSEFAAIPVDPALGSTPAIVLDLVIATAVSWTVLSADINRMASSTRAGVLGGGIGYSLSTIVAMLLGATALGYVVLSGGDAVSFDPVTIVGPFGIPLALVIFFSVMATNSMVVYGMTTTVVNARPDGRVRFLPAALILGTVSIAGSAWLGLLDQFTSFLTVISSLFVPVFAVVIVDYYWFKRARYGKDLLRASGGAFWYTGGVNWVAVASWAAGAAVSVVLSFVWPSPLGATLPTFVCSTLLYGAGMRLNGHTRPARLPA
- a CDS encoding rhodanese-related sulfurtransferase, with translation MAQNKIALYYAFAPVADPDAVRLWQRALCEKLGLRGRIIISKDGINGTVGGPIQAVKQYVRTTKEYGAFRNLDVKWSDGGAEDFPRLSVKAREEIVSFGAPGELKVDDQGVVGGGTHLSPEALHTLVAEKEAAGRPVRFFDGRNAFEAQIGKFKDAIVPDVATTHDFIRELDSGKYDDLKDQPVVTYCTGGIRCEVLSSLMVNRGFTEVYQLDGGIVRYGEKFKDKGLWEGSLYVFDKRMHLEFSDEAKTIGACARCAAPTSDFHNCSNPECRTLTLYCAECAADPEKLRCPDGCQVA
- a CDS encoding DEAD/DEAH box helicase, translating into MRSSDSLIPLLGRSAEPEQLQHVRTIPSRQARHGSWPEWAHPDVVAAYQRLGVETPYEHQVTAAERAHAGNHVVIATGTASGKSLAYQLPAVDAVHRSELRVLAEPGKLHDDGATVLYLAPTKALAADQLASLRSLRLGTLRAESYDGDTDASSRRWIREHANIILANPDMLHHGILPNHSWWARFFRRLRYVVIDEAHSYRGVFGSHVANLLRRLRRVCAYYGAEPVFLAASATAAEPAESFSRLIGAPVTAVTEDASPRGATTVAFWEPRLTELEGENGAPTRRTAIAESADMLANLVSSHVRTIAFIKSRRGAERIASITKRLLDDVDPSLPGRIAAYRSGYLPEERRALEASLRSGELLGVSSTSALELGIDISGLDAVLVAGWPGTRASFFQQIGRAGRAGQDAVAAFVASDDPLDTYLVHHPEAVFDVGVEATVFDPSNPYVLGPHLCAAAAEQPLRPGDEELFGPTARAMLDTLVERGYLRRRPAGWFWTHAQSAAGMVSIRDDGGGPARIVDADTGALLGSMDSPQTHYQAHRGAVYIHQGSSYLVEELDEEDHTVLVRRANPDYYTTARDVTQVEVLSVDRSMTWGDVAVHFGEVKVTTQVVSFQRKSLASNEVLGEEPLDLEARDLFTKAVWFVVGNQRLMNAGLVEAQFPGALHAAEHASIGMLPLVASSDRWDIGGVSTALHADTGHPTIFVYDGHAGGAGFAERAFAKARTWLAATREAILSCECESGCPSCVQSPKCGNKNNPLDKAGALVLLEAFLKDAHDWTGPKTLDGEV